ACACAGAACGCACACGGCATAGACAAACAGAAAGGGAGATAGTTAAAATTGTAAAAATCAAGgacactaaccagtagcaaagTTAAACGAGCAAAAGAGTGAGAAACTTAGAATATCAGTAGTGATTCAGTAGCAGCAATTGAAGGAATATAATGGAACCCCAAAtccccgatgcttcagagttcacaagagcctcgagaagggcTACGAGCAGTCCTTGCACCGGAGGAGGTCGTTTAATAGTATTATAGCCTTGGTTGTCACCCGGCCAAGAATTTAACAGTTTCAGAAAATATTCGAGTGTAACAAAGTGAGGAACAAGTGAAAGAAGAGAATAGTGAGAGTAATAGCAGTAATGAGGTCTGTTAAGGGGATTAGTggatgggtttatatagtagtaggaatTGAAAGAACGAACATAGAAAGAAGACTAATCACacagaataaggaaagaaaattaaTCATACGGAATAAGGGAAGGAAAAATCAATCATACATAATAAGGAAAAGAAGATCAATCATACATAATAAGGAAAAGAAATCAATCATACAGAATAAGGAAAAGATCACATGCAAACTAATTTCAAATCAGAATTAGGGCAACGGGTAAGGCAAACACTAATTAAACCGAATTCGATGGAAATATGCCCAAATCAGAGAGATACTCCGTGTTATTTGATGTATATAGCCGGAATCCCACGATATCTTCAAGGTCGAGCCCATTTGGACCCGATTTACACGAGATACACCTTCCATATATGGAACGATACTCGGTATTACAATATCAGAGTGGTAAGCGTTCAGAAAAGACAAAAAAACCTCTGGTTCAAAGGAAATATACAGAGAAAAGGTGAGATGATTTTGGTCGCTAGGGTTTAGGTTTGGGAGATGAAGCAGAGTGTTTGAAGGCGGCGGAAATGATAAATGGGGTATAGGATTTGGGTTATGAGGATATAAGGAGAATGGGGGATttattatgggccgttgatcatttgagatcaacagtCAAGATTAAATAGGAAACTGGGAGGGTCAAAGGTAATGGGTGATTTGGTTGGGCTGATGAGGGATCAAAGGAATGGGATGGGTATTTGGGCCTATAATTTGGTCCGAATATTAGACCTTATATTGGGGAtataaattaaatatgcaaaatatgtttaaaataatttataaaaagtaattaataagtaataaaaatattacttatgcagtaaaaataatagcttaacattaaaaaaatatgataatgtaattatgcatgaatataggctataattgcaaacttatgtaaatagcttaaaaatacaaatatacttacattaaataaattaaaatattccAAAACATATATGTTGATGCAAATAATAACTTTGGGTAATtaaatcatcacaaaataatttaaggggtaattaataaatattcaagtaatttaaatgcaagaaaattaattttaaagctctaaaaattatggaaaattataaaacaacttgtataaatcttgtaaattaaataatgataCAAGATGATatcttgaaagtatatatactatttgaaaaatataagggaaaaattgggtatcaacaattgCCCCtatttacccgggaatgatgaaataGTTGTCGGGTAATAAAAATGATGACCGATGGAattgttataagagtggtcgtATGTTTCGGAAAGGTTCTTTTGGGTAGTATAGTGTTGTAGGTAACGGATATTTTAGGTGGGGTAATGAATGTGATTTTGGACGTTACGGGTGTATCACAAGGCAGATATTTGAACGGTTATAGTCAATTACTGGTCATCGGTTATGTTTGAGGTACTCAAAGAATGTGAACAttgtgaacggaaaccggagcgaggattgctcctgtttgtagaacggttacctcccgagtAACCTGAAAAACTTAAAACACGGTGTATgagaatatatatgggttattgttaaaatttaaatatgatgcaaattccctttggaccatgaaagttaTCTTCgaacgatgaggatgatgtccttagaccatgatgtcctgggcatGAAGAGTATGGTAAGTGATtcgcaggccatggaatggtgtcctcAGGCCATGATGagggtgcctctggactatgacgcctttgaataatgatatgcagtttcgagcgatcctcaggccatggcatggtgtcttcaggctatgaggatggtgcctttggactatgatTCCTTCGGACAATGTGGCAATGTTTCAACCCATGAAGTGCAAGTATGTGGCGATATCAATTGTTTGATATAGAAAATAGGTGATGCTTAGTCGTATGCGAGGGTGAGACAAGACAAGCCTTAGTGTTGTATGAGATGAGGTCGGTGTTTAACCCTATGCGAAgaaaggagacagtgcttagtcttatgcagtgTAGCGGAGACAGTGTTTAACCTCATGCAAAGGAAGGtcatgcttagtctcatgaaaggaaaggagacaatgcttagtctctggcaaggaaaggcaatgcttagccttatgcaataatggaggcaatgcttagactcatgcaaggaatagagacagtgtttagtctcatgcaaaggaaggcagtgcttagccttatgcaatgtggagatagtgcttagtctcatgcaacaaatggagacagtgtttagtctcatgcaaagaaaggcagtgcttagccttatgcaatatggaaacaatgcttagtctcatgcgaggaAAGGCAATGCTTGGACTTATGCAATTTTGAGGGCAACGCTTAGCCCTATGCGTGGAAACGTATTGACTAAGTGCGATAGGATAAAGCATTTCTTATCTTGATGTGTTTGTGTTTAGCAATTCttgttgttgtgaagatggtgATCCTGTTGTGTGTATATATTAGTGGACGTTCTTGTTATGTTTATTGTTCTTGCATcgaaagaaaaatcgtgagttttgcgGGGGGGACGGTTGGTTCGTGCTCTTGGTTCCTTGTTCCACCTTTGCTTTTGTCTTGAGGCCCTGCTTGAGCCACCCTGGGTAACATCTGGCTTccatagaaacaaaatttcaaAAAACATGCATGCATTCGGCAAATTATTTGTAGaaatatagttatttgaaatatgtgataatgcacgagatcaaataatttagatgaactgGTGACTATGACGCATTGtaagacattgcaacctccttgcttcagaattttgagggtcctcctcaaaattttgtcctagtttaaatgcatacttttGGCAACACATTCCTTGGCGGTTCCAAACGTGATGAGATCGAGAAAAACTCAAGACCTTGCCCCAATTTCTGATCATAGGGAAAATAAAAGTTTTATTATGATGTGAGCGAACCcataaggctgcctacgtatcccctttTAACCGAGAATCAGGTCAAGcttagttcagttacatcaaatagaagGTGCAAACAGAATCATAAatgtagtatctcttgactgcgtcgaattgataggttttggccaaatatctccgtccatttctgtaagtataagtgctcctcctgtcaaTACCTGGTGAACCATGTAAAGGCcctgccagttgggtgagaatctCCCCTTTGCTTCATTTGATGTGGGAAGATTCTTTTTAGCACAACTGCCCCGACGTGAATTGCCTCGACCTGACCTTtgtgttgaaagctcttgccattctgttctagtagagttgaccatgacataccACGTTCATTTTTTTCCCATTAATGggagctagttgttcataccaGCTTCGTACCCATTCTACATTTCTGAGCTCAGCTTCCTGTatgattcttaaagaaggaatttccacTTTGGCGGGAATAACAACTTCAATGCCATAAACCAGTAGGTAGGGAGTTTCCCCAGTTGATGTACGAACTGTGGTACGATACTCGAGTAAAGCAAACTGTAGCTTCTCATtccattgtttgtaattatctaccattttccttaatatcttcttgaagtTATTGTTGGTAGCTtctacggctccattcatttgcagTATGTATGTTGTAGAGTTCCAGTGTTTGATCTTGAATGTCTAgcacatggatttcatcaaatcactattGATATTGGtggcattgtcagtaatgattgactctggtaccccaaatcgacaaacaatgtGGTCCCAAACAAAATCTGCTACAACCTTCTTAGTTACCTCtttgtaagatgcggcttcaacccattttgtgaagtagtctatggccaccagaatgaacctatgTCCGTTAAAGCAGCGGGTATGActggtccgatgacatccataccccaagtaGAGAAAGTCCAGGGTGGACTTGTTGCATTAAGTTCGTTGGGTAGTACTCATATCATGTCAGCATGTATctagcattggtgacacttttgaacgtACTTGatacagtctgtttccatagtcatccagtaATACCATGCTCTTAGTATCTTCTTGACCAAAATGAAATCATTCATGTGGGGTCCGCAGGTTCcagcatgtatttcctcgagcaatctggatgcCTCCTTGGAGTCGACACGCCGTAATAATCCCaagtcaggagtccttctatacagaattcctctaCTTTGAATGAAATGGTTGGCTAATCTGCAAAGCGTGCGCTTCTGAGTATGGGTAGTAGTCTCTGGCTATTCTCCCTTTTTTAGGTACttcttgatgtcgtggaaccacgaATTTtcgtcaatctcttcttcaacatgagcataatAAGCTAGCTGGTTAAGAATTCCTATTAGGATAggatcaatgaaattcttgtttgggtgttgtatcatggaagacaaagtggctagtgcatctgcaaactcattctgaatccttggaacgtgtttgaactctattttcgtgaacctcttgatcagctcttgtacacagtgcaaatatggcaatattttggtatttttcgTAGCCCATTCCCCTAGAACCTGGTGCACCAAAAGATCTAAGTGTCCGATTACCAACAACTCTTGAACGTTTATGTCAATAGCCAATCTGAGTCCCAggatgcaggcctcatattccgccatattgttggtgcatggaaacttgagttttgcagataccggatagtgttggttgatttctgatactaagacaacTCAGATACCTACTCCTgtgaagtttgctgctccgttGAACAAtatcctccaaccatcatatgcctCGGTGgtatcttctcctacaaatggCACCCCCTAATggggaaaatacattttcaatggttcgtattctccgccTACGGGATTGTCTGCCAAGTGATCcaccaatgcttgccctttgactgccttctgagaTACATAGATGGTGTCAAACTCactcaacaatattttccacttttctaacttacccCTAGGCAtgagtttctgaaagatgtattttaacggatccatccttaatatgagatatgtagtgtatgcacagaaataatgcctcaacttctaagctatccatgtcaaagcacagcagaTGCGTTCTAGCAAAGAGTACCTAGCTTTATAAGGCGTGaatttcttgctcagataatatattgcATGTTCCTTccttccagtttcatcatgttgtcccagaacgcaaccgaaagccccatctaacaCGGATAAATAAAGAAGCAGATGTCTTCCGGGTTCTGGTGGGACCGAAATAAGCGGTTTAGATGAATACTCCTTTATTTTGTCGAAAGCCTTCtacattcttcagtccaacttgttgcagcgtctttccttagcattctaaAGATTGGGTCAcatatcacggttgattgtgctatgaagcggctgatgtaattgaggcACCCTAAAAAACTCAACACCTCTTTCTTATTCTTTAGaggtggcaagtcctggatagctttgacttttgatgggtctaactcaatccctcggcgactgacgatgaatcctagcagctttccagcagggactccgaaggcacgttttacaggattcaacttcaaattgtattttcgaagccggtcaaaaattttcttcaaatctGCTATGTGATATGAACtctttttagatttgatgataacatcatccacgtacacctcaaTTTCAGTGTCTATCATGTCGTGGAAGATGGTCATCATGTCTCTCATGtaggtggctccagcattcttcaagCCAAATGACAACATTTTGTAACagtatattccccatggtgtgataaaggttgtcttttcggcatcttcttcatccatccagatttGATGGTATcgtgcgaagcaatccacaaaggattggagctcatgcttggcacaattgtcaatcagtatgtgtatgttaggaaatgggaaatcatctttggtaCTTGCCCTGTTCAGGTCTCGGTAATCGACAGATACTCtaaccttcccatctttcttcggaaccggcacaatgttggccaaccaagtcaaTTATTCGAGcactcggagaaccttggctttgatttgcttggtgacctcctattttatcttcaaactcatatccagcttgaactttctgagcttctgctttactggtTGACACATAGGATTGGTGGGTagtttgtgagctactatggatgtgcttaaacaAATCATATTATCGTAGGACGATGCAAAGATGTCTTCATATTCCTTTAGAATCCAATGTACTATTTTTTCTCCGACGGTGATAGATAAATGCTTATACGTGCTTCCTTGACCGTTttggaatcccctaagttaacggcctcagtttcttccaaattagactttggtttgttttcaaagttttctacttctctgacgatttccttgggtattatatcatcttccagattCTTTGAATTACTGTCCTTATGtggcgttgtctcattacatgtcatggtcgtaggttcatcaggatatgtaataattatgctgaaaagaaatgtaaaaaggtaataataaatataaaaagcaataatgcattaataaaacttttCAAACGTTAGCAAGTGCAgctcgatggctcgagtaattatttaaaaacaaaatattgaaaatgtctcaaatgctctaatttgccaggctacccaggaactcgacgggcccgagATGGTGCAACGGTCCATTTCTTGAGAACATCTCCTTCCTCCATGGCCTAagtggtaaggtcttcctcctcttcctcgaCAATTGCAAtgcagtccatgtcttcttcatctaTAAACACTTTTCTCATGCCAACCAAAACctcatcttcctcagatccccacatcatgtcagcttgatggaatgtctggtgcagagATGGTATCGGTTGTTCTAGTGGATAATAAGGAGAacgccatggtggtgaccaatcCTGGTATTCTTTCCATGAGTATTCGTATCCAAGTCCAAAAGTCATGCCATGGTACTGTGGTTGTAcaggtttggtgatcccttgatGATTTTTTCCGAGACCCTTGCCGGGTTCATACCCCATCCATagtagtatgctttctatcttgttgctccaccatcggtccttttcaattgcgttgactcgttcgatgcgatggtatgtttctccacccaacttctttCTATTTTCGATGACCGAAACTgtctgattggtgtagatgggTTTACTTCCATCTCCATGGATGATCACCTTGTggtggttccactcaaacttcacagccTGATGCAGAGTTGAAGCCATTGTGCTGGCggcatgtatccatggtcgtcccaacaataggttgtaagtagcagatatatctagcacttggaactcgacATCAAACCAAGTCAGGCCCATCTGTAGActgaggttgatttctccaatGGTGGCTCTCTTAGATCCATCAAATGCCTTCACATTCATTCTTCCCATgtgtatctcgtgcaggcctttatctagtctctttagagtggtcaatggacatatattgagacttgaacctccatctatcaagaccctagCGATGAACTTATCTTCAAATTGTACCGTGATGTGCAATGCCCTGTTGTGACTCAGTCCTTTTGGTGGTAATtcatcttcatgaaaagtgattttGTGGCTCTCTAATACCTGTCCAACCATGTTAGCCAACTTTCCACTAGTGATGCCGGTGggcacataagcttcacttaacacctttATCAAAGCGTTCTTGTGTGCATCTGagttttgcaacagtgataagatggatatctgagcaggagttttgttCAAGTGGTCAACAACAGAGTATTCCCTTGCATGTATCTTTCTCCAAAGATAGTCAGCGCCAGTCTCGATAACAAGCATCTTAGATGCAGCTTCCTTGCTTATTCCTCCAAGATTCTCAGATGTGTAAACTCTggcagttctagtcataccttgcgtGGCACCTGTTTCCTCCCTTTTTGATTTTACCTTTCTTTTTGCCTCTGTAACATAGTCCCATGGGTCGACATCACACTTGTAAGATGGCgtgggagctaccatcacagtgaagggtgtagctacctcaacttcaaatggtgcctgggtttgtaccacaactggcgtgaggatgactggagatgttttaggaatGTCTCCCTCTCGGATGAGTCCGATGGACCCTTCCTGATCCATTCTTCATCAGTTtatatcacattcactccctcacctctatGATCCGGGAGAGGGCTGTTACAAATATTTGGTGCAACTTTCATTCCCTGTATGACCTTAGTGTAGACCAGCGTCTGAATATTGTCTTTCAACGTGCGACACTCCTCAATGGTATggcccttcatgcctgaatgataagcacatgTTTTGTTAGGGTTGATCTATTAGGAGGGGTTTTCCACAACACTAGTAGGGATATGAGTAACATAACCAGTAATTGGTCGAGTTTTGGGGATCgagagtaggttgtggtgcattatAGGGAGTGTGATAACTAGTGGTTTacgggtattgagttggatgataGTGGTGTTGCTGAGGGGTCGGTACTGGTGGCGggttaaggttctggggaggTGCGAGATACTggtgtggtgcgggaggatttggtGGTGGGTTTTGGTTTTGTGTATTTTACGGTAGTGTTTGGTTCTGGGTAGTTGGGTTTTGCTGGTTAATGTTGGGGACATTGAGAGTGAGGTAGAGGTTTGCCAAATTTCAGTCCTGCTCAAGCTCGCCCTGTAGttccaggattttctgctccaaacgtaagaccaactcattaGAGTTAGTCTAAAAGACTTTAGATATGTGAGCCTTAATCATAGTAGTTATAGTTAGAGGGATAGCAATTTCATGAAGATTTCTAACATTGGAGCCTAACATGATCACAAGCagtacaacaacaacctagtagcATGGTTTACAATAGATCACGACGGTGCCAAAGTCTAGGGAACTCATGAAAATATATCAACTTAAGAGGAATTTGACAggcaagcataataactcatactAGTTACCCAGACATAAAAGAAGAAGCTAAAATAGAAATATGTCGTAGAAGCAATGCTAAAGACATAAGATTAACAAATCAAAAATACATTAGAACTTAAATGGCATGGAAACATGCCTTAGCTAATCAGTACGGCCTCAGAAACTTAACAGGTtgggcaagaataactcaacaaggtctGAAACACATGCATTGATTTATCGAGAGATACAGGACAAGGTAGGGAACACACATTAGTTTACAAGTAGCACTTAAGAAGACAGAATCCATTCACATAATGAGATCATATTACATATGTTGAAGCCTATCGAGTTCAACTACTAGAGAACATGGAACTGCAGAGCATTATTAAAACAATAGAATTGCAGTAAAGCGTACACCAACACAGTACCAGGGATTCATGAATAGCAAGGAAAATTGAATCATGCTTACTTACAAAAGTTCAAACAATATTGGCACACAGAACGCACATGTCATAAACAAACAGAAAGGGAGATTGTTAAAATTGTAAAAGACAAGGATACTAACCAGTAGTAAAGTTAAACGAGCAAAAGAGTGAGGAACTTAGAATATCAGTAGTGATTCAGTAGCAACAATTGAAGGAAGACAATAGAAATCCAAATCTTCGATTTtttagagttcacaagagcctcgagaaggtCTTCGAGCAGTGCTTGCATCGAAGGAGGTCATTTAACAGTAttatagccttggctttcagccggccaagaattcaACAGTTTTAGAAACTATTCGAGTGTAACAGAGTGAGGAATGAGTGAAAGAAGAGAATAGTGAGAGTAATAGCAGTAATGAGGTCCGTTAAGGGGATTGGGtgaagggtttatatagtagtacgAATTGAAAGAACGAACATGGAAAGAAGACTAATCACacagaataaggaaagaaaattaaTCATACGGAATAAGGGAAGGAAAAATCAATCATACAGAAAAAGGAAAAGGAGATCAGCCATacagaataagaaaaagaaatcaaTCATACAGAATAAGGAAAAAACCACATGCAAACTAATTTCAAATCGGAAATATGAAAACGGGTAAGGCAAACCCTAATTAAGTCGGATTCGATGGAAATATGCCCAAATCGGAGAGATACTCCGTGTTTTTTGAGGTATCTAGCCGGAATCCCACGATATCTTCAAGGTCAAGCCCATTTGGACCCAATTTACACGGGATACACCTTCCATATATGGAATGATACTCAGTATTACCATATCAGAGTGGAAAGCGTTCAGAAAAGGCAAGAAAACCTCTGGTTCGAAGGCAATATGCAGAGAAAAGGTGAGAAGAGTTTGGTCCCTAGGGTTCAGGTTTGGGAGATGAAGAGGAGTATTTGAAGGCGGCGGAAATGATAAATGTGGTCTAGGGTTTGGGTTATGGGGATATAAGGAGAATGGAGGATTTATTATTGGCCGTTGATCATTTGAaatcaacggccaagattaaaTATGAAACTGGGCGGGTCAAAGGTAATGGGTCATTTGGTTGGGCTGCTGAGGGATCAAAGAAATGGGCTGGGTATTTGGGCATGTAATTTGGTCCGAAAAGTAGACCTTATATTggggctataaattaaatatgaaaaatttgcttaaaataatttataaaatgtAATTTATAagtaataaaaatattacttGTGCAGTAAAAACAATAGCTTaacattaaaaaatataataatctaataaaaaatataataatgtaataaaaatgtaattatgcatgaatatagactattattgtaaaattatataaatagcttaaaaatacatatatacttAAATAACATAAAGTAAAATATACTGAAACATATATGTTGATGCAAATAAGGGGTAATTAAtgaatattcaagtaatttaaatgaaagaaaattaattttaaagctctaaaaattatggaaTATTATAAGAATacttgtataaatcttgtaaattaaataatgatgcaagATGATatcttgaaagtatatatactatttgaaaaatataagggcaaaattgggtatcagcAATGTCAGCCAAGACTTGAGACTTAATTGCATTCCTCGGTTTACATTCTATATCGAACtcgctcatttcgacggcccatttggcaaATCTACCCGAAAGCTTGTGTTTATTCAGTATCTTCCTCAGAGGGAAAGTAGTCATCACAGTTAtcaggtggcattggaagtagggcctcaactTTCGGGtgacgactacgagagctaaggccagcttttcTAGATGTAGGTAGCGATTTTCTGCTCTCGTTAaaattctactaacataataaatgggagattgcataccttcgtcctcccagactaaaactgcacttaccgcaacttctgaaatggcgaggtagactagcaacatttcaccttcttttggttttgagagaaACAGAGGGCTTGaaaaatatttcttcaactccttcaaggcttgctgacactccggtgtccactcgaaattatttttctttttgagtagtgcgaAGAAGCGAGGCCATTTTTCCAATGAACTTACTCAAAGCTGTCAATCTCCCTCTGGACTTCTTTTACGTTAGACAATTGATCcgggatgtcctctatggccttgattttgtcgggatttacctcaattcccctttgtgagattAAGAATCCTAGAAACTTACCCAAACTGACCCCGAACGCATACTTCTCAGGGTTAAGTTTCATATTGTGCTCCCTtaggatgtcgaatgtttcttgaAAATGCTCTAAGTGGTCACCttcattcaaagacttaacgagcatatcatctatatatacttccatagtctttcctatttgttttttgaaCATCTTATTcatgagccgttgataagtggctccagcattttttAGCCCAAAGGGCATCATATTGTTACAATATataccaaaatttgttataaacaaagtcttttcctgatcttctgtgttcatcttgatttgattgtacccagaataaggatcgaggaaactcattatcTTGTGCCCGGCCGTAGCATCAATCatctgatcgatatttggcaataggaatgagtctttcgggcatgccttattaagatccttataatattcgcacatgcaaaatttattatttttctttggtactactactacattggatagccagtctggatatcttacctctcggattgaaccaatcttaagtaaacgagttacctcttctttgacgaatttattcctagaTTTGTCAATAGGGCGCTTCTTTTTCCTTACCGGGAGGTATGTTAGGATCCAAGATTACCTTGCGTACGGATATCTCCATTGGGATTCCTGttatatcctcgtgcgaccatgcaaaatagTCGGCGTCAGTTTTAACGAATTCAATAAAAGCAAACATTTGTTCCGGGTGCAGTCCTGTTCCTAAAttgaatttcctttctaggaa
The DNA window shown above is from Nicotiana tomentosiformis chromosome 8, ASM39032v3, whole genome shotgun sequence and carries:
- the LOC138897665 gene encoding uncharacterized protein, producing the protein MVDNYKQWNEKLQFALLEYRTTVRTSTGETPYLLVYGIEVVIPAKVEIPSLRIIQEAELRNVEWVRSWYEQLAPINGKKMNVVLTGGALILTEMDGDIWPKPINSTQSRDTTFMILFAPSI